A portion of the Acidisarcina polymorpha genome contains these proteins:
- a CDS encoding D-glycero-alpha-D-manno-heptose-1,7-bisphosphate 7-phosphatase, translating into MTSNPGLARSGEIKYVFLDRDGVINRKLPEGQYVTRWAELELLPGSASAIASLNRSGRKVILVTNQRGVSLGLMTEQELRGLHDQLQQKLATGGATLDAIYYCPHGCEECSCRKPGTGMIEAAFRDFPDANPNNAVLIGDSLSDIECGLKSGMPTIFIEAGGEPDRIAAAEDVRCQDAAAAKEMATAVAQSLDEAVRRILSCS; encoded by the coding sequence ATGACATCCAACCCGGGTTTAGCTCGCAGCGGCGAGATCAAGTATGTCTTCCTCGATCGGGACGGGGTCATCAACCGCAAACTGCCCGAAGGTCAATACGTTACGAGGTGGGCAGAACTTGAACTGCTTCCCGGATCCGCTTCGGCAATCGCGAGCTTGAACCGGTCTGGACGGAAGGTCATCCTGGTGACCAACCAGCGCGGCGTCTCTCTAGGACTGATGACCGAGCAGGAGCTTCGCGGTCTCCATGACCAGCTCCAGCAGAAGCTTGCCACGGGAGGCGCCACGCTGGACGCAATCTACTACTGTCCGCATGGATGCGAGGAGTGCAGCTGCCGAAAACCGGGCACCGGCATGATCGAGGCCGCCTTCCGCGACTTTCCGGATGCCAATCCCAACAATGCGGTGTTGATCGGAGATTCTCTTTCTGACATCGAGTGCGGGCTCAAATCAGGCATGCCAACCATCTTCATCGAAGCAGGAGGGGAGCCGGATCGCATTGCAGCCGCCGAAGACGTGCGATGCCAGGATGCGGCCGCCGCAAAGGAGATGGCCACTGCTGTGGCTCAGTCGCTGGATGAGGCGGTTCGCCGGATACTAAGCTGTTCTTAA
- a CDS encoding glycosyltransferase family 9 protein yields the protein MNGPLNPACAEVERVLIYRLGSLGDNVVALPSYHQIARAFPRAERRLLTNIPVHRKAPAASAVLGDSGLIHGYIAYPIGLRSLSSILTLRSEIRRFHPQVLVYLGSLRGFPAALRDKWFFRFCGIPKIVGVPQSRSDCKRRRISGTTYRESEAERLARGIRDLGAFDLEAPSSWDLNLTDAELHRAKETVSAMNEARFLAVSLGTKAQANDWGEANWTALLSRLAAHLPDYRLAMVGADDEADACSRASIAWQERAINLCGLLTPRESAALFRSAELFIGHDSGPMHLAAAVGVPSVAVFSARNFPGVWFPHGRQHRVIYHQTDCAGCELVTCIEQQKKCILSITVDEVFDAVLSQLSRNPAEGRIASVLG from the coding sequence ATGAACGGCCCTCTCAATCCGGCATGCGCCGAAGTTGAGCGCGTTCTCATCTACCGGTTAGGAAGTCTCGGCGACAACGTTGTGGCGTTGCCTTCCTACCACCAAATCGCCCGGGCTTTCCCGCGAGCCGAACGCCGCCTCCTCACCAACATACCGGTCCACAGGAAAGCGCCCGCAGCCTCTGCGGTATTGGGCGATTCCGGACTCATTCATGGGTATATCGCCTACCCGATTGGCTTACGAAGTTTGAGCTCTATCCTGACGCTCCGCTCGGAGATCCGGAGATTCCATCCCCAGGTGCTGGTATATCTTGGTTCGTTACGCGGCTTCCCTGCCGCGCTCCGGGACAAATGGTTTTTTCGTTTCTGCGGCATACCGAAAATCGTCGGGGTGCCGCAATCGAGAAGTGACTGTAAACGGCGACGCATCAGCGGCACAACCTACCGTGAATCCGAGGCGGAACGTTTGGCACGAGGAATCCGCGACCTTGGCGCCTTCGATCTGGAGGCTCCGTCCAGTTGGGATCTAAACCTAACGGACGCAGAGCTGCATCGCGCCAAGGAAACCGTATCGGCTATGAACGAGGCGCGTTTTCTGGCGGTCAGTCTCGGCACGAAAGCGCAGGCCAACGATTGGGGCGAAGCGAATTGGACCGCCTTACTCTCCCGACTGGCCGCGCACTTGCCGGATTACCGGCTGGCGATGGTTGGCGCCGATGACGAAGCGGATGCTTGCTCGCGCGCGTCGATCGCCTGGCAGGAACGGGCCATCAACTTATGTGGACTGCTTACCCCTCGGGAGAGTGCGGCTCTTTTCCGCTCCGCCGAATTGTTCATTGGCCATGACAGCGGACCAATGCACCTTGCCGCTGCAGTCGGTGTTCCTTCGGTCGCAGTCTTCTCGGCGCGGAACTTCCCGGGTGTATGGTTTCCACACGGCCGCCAGCATCGCGTGATCTATCATCAGACGGACTGTGCCGGGTGTGAGCTTGTAACCTGCATCGAGCAACAAAAAAAATGCATTCTCTCAATTACCGTCGACGAAGTTTTCGACGCCGTGCTCTCGCAGCTTTCTCGGAACCCTGCCGAGGGGCGCATCGCCTCAGTCCTTGGATGA